Part of the Nicotiana tabacum cultivar K326 chromosome 20, ASM71507v2, whole genome shotgun sequence genome, CTTTTAGTCAATAGGTCTGCCAGTTGATCCTTTGTTGAGAGATGATGAGTTTTGATTACTCATTGACATAGTTTTTCCCTTACAAAATGACAGTCAATGTCTATATGTTTGGTCCTTTCATGGAATATTGGACTTCCTGCTATTTGAATGGCAGTTTTGTTGTCACAAAACAGATTAATAGGTTGTTGCACCTAAATTCCAAGTTCCTTAAACAGCCCTATTAACCAAGTAACTTCAGCTACACATGATGTCATGCTTCTAAATTCAGCTTCAGCTGAACTTCTAGCTACAGTTTCCTGCTTCTTGGATTTCCATGACACCAAAGCCTCTACAAATTTCACTAGGTAGCCAGTGACAGATCTTCTGGTTTGTAGACATGAACCCCAATCAGAGACACATAAGGCTTGTAGTTGTCTAGTTTCAGTTGATGGCATTAAAAGTCTCAGGCCTGGTTATGCTTTCAGATATCTAACAATCCTTAGAGCAGCCTCCATATGGGATTGTTTTAGAGAATGCATATACTGACTTAGCACTTGTACTCCAAATGAGATATCTGGCCTAGTCATGGTCAAATATAGAAGTCTCCCTACCAATCTTTGATACTCTCCAGCATCTTCTAGTATTGGATCTTCATGAGCTGCATCTTTGTTGAATGCTCTATCAAACTCTATTGAAGTAAGTTTCTGATTATATTCTAGTGGAGTTCCAGCTGTTTTAGCTCCTCCTAGGCCAAGCTCATAAATCAGCTCCAAGGAATACTTTCTTTGACGCATATGTATACCCTTGCTTGATCTGGCAAATTCAATGCCTAAGAAGAACTTCAATTCACCTAGGACtttcattttgaactttttctgaAGATCTCCCCTGGTTTTTACCAACCGATCATTATTGTTTCCTGTGATTATCAAATCATCTACATATATAAGAATCACAACTATGTCACTTCATTTATGCTGTGTGAAGAGTGAATAGTCCAAATGACTCTGGACAAAGCCAAGTTGTTGtatagtttcattaagcttgagaTTCCACTATCTTGGTGCTTGTTTTAGGCCATACAGTGATTTCTGGAGTTTGCAGAATTGAGTAGTCTCCCCCTATCTAGCAAACCCTTCTGGAATAGTCATATAAACCTCCTCCAAAAGATCTCCTTGCAAGAAGGCATTGTGAACATCCATTTGATAGTTGAACCAATGTCTTGAGGCTGCCACAGCTATCACTGTTCTAACAATAACCATTTTTGCAACTCGTGAAAAGGTTTCTTTATAGTCCAAACCAGCTTGTTGACTGTAACCCTTGGTTACTCGTCATTCCTTGTACCTTTCCACTTCTCCTGATAACTTATACTTGACTTTGAacacccatttgcacccaatagCTACTTTACCTTTAGGGAGATCAACAATTTTCCAAGTTTTGTTGTCTTCTAGTGCTGCAATCTCTAGTTTTATGGCTTCAATCCACTTTGAATCTGTGGCTGCTTCCCTATAACTAGTAGGCTCTACAATGGATGAGTAGGAGTTTAAGGCAGTCTTATATGATAAGGTTAAATGATCATAGCAGATGTAGGAAGAGAGATGATAGGCATAATTGGATTTTTTGTGGTGATAAAGTCTTCCATCCACAGAGGTTGCTTGATAGTTCTAGTGGATTTTCTGAGTGGTTCAGACTGAGAAGAAGGTTCAGTAGAAGGAGGTAAACTGATGGTAAGTTCTTCTAGGATGTTATTGCTAGGTGAAGGGTTTATACTGATATAAGGTAGTGAAGTCAAGTGATTTTCTATGATCAATTCTTCTTTTATGGTTTGGGAGGTTGTTGTGCTATTGGGAGAGGTATTGAGACTGTTCCTTGAAGTGTCAGTGTCATGAATAGGCTCTAGCATTGGAAATAAGGGTAGAGCAGAAGGAGTAAAGTGTTTAAAAGGAAAACAATCTTCTCTAAACACCACATTTCTACTTATAAAGAATGATCTACATGGTAGATCATAATGTTTGTATCCTTTTTGAGTAGAGGAATACCCCCATTAAGGTAGCAGGAATGACTCTAAGTGACATTTTATCAGTGATATTGGGTTTTGATGCATAGGCAAGACAATTAAAAGTTTTTAAATGATCAAGATTATGAGGGTATGAGTGCAACATTTGAAAAGAGGATTTATAATGTAGGGTGGCAGAAGGTAACCTGTTAAGCAAATAAACAGCAGTATCAACACACTCTCCCCAAAACATCAGCACAACTCCTTGAAACCTTAAGGACTTGGCTATATTTAGAATAGATCTGTGTTTCTTCTCTACTACACCATTTTGCTAAGGTGCATAAACACAAGAGCTTTGGTGCATAATACCATTTTCTTTGATCAACTCATCAAACTGAGAATTAAAAAAACTCATAGCCATTGTCTGTTCTTAATGTTTGAACATTAGAATTGAACATATTCTTCACTAAAGCTAAAAACTGCTTCACAGTGACAAAAGTTTCAGCTTTATTGTTCAACAGAAAAATCCAAGTATACCTAGAAAAATCATCCACCAATATTAGAAAATATCTCTTCCCATCATGTGTAGGTACTCTATAAGGACCCCATACATCCCACGCACAAGCTGGAAAGGCTTATTTGAACTAGTAGTGCTAATAAGAAATGAAAGTTTAGTCTGTTTCCCTAGTGGACATACAGGACAGTGATGATTTTTGTCTAGTTTGCAATGTTTCAAAAACTCTATTTTTCTAAGCATATCTAAAGGAGCATGGCCTAGTTTATTATGCCATACAGACAGTGGTACAGTAGTAGACACAGAGTAGCACTTTTCTTTACTGTCAAGCTCTTATAGTTGTGGTTGAGTAAGTGGTGTTGTAGGAGTTGGAGATGACTTCAGATAGTACAGTCCGCAATCTTTTCTACCAATCCCCCTCACCTGCCCACTGAAGAGGTCCTGGAATAGGCAAAAATTAGGAAAGAATGCCACACAATACTTCAGTTCCTTTGCCAACTTTGACATAGACAAAAGGTTAAACTTGAAGTCAGGAATGTGTAACACATTTTGTATATCCTGATTTCTGAGTATACTAGATCTTCCTGCATTTGATATTGACACCCCATTGCCATTTGGAAGATGCACATTTCCACCTTTTAAACTAGACTCTTTGTCTAATTTAGTCAACAACTTAGAATTTCCTACCATATGGTTAGTATCTCCAGTATCAATTATCCACCTATCATCGACTATACTGGATAGGAAAGCAAATATACCTATTGCTGATGGTTGGGAAGAGCTTGTTGCTTCTTCATTtaccttaccaagcatatgtaggatttgttgatactgttcTGGAGTAAAATATGGTGTTGTTGGAAGTGAAGTTGCTGGATGAGGCTGAGGTTGACTCCTCTCCCCATGGTTTCCTCCACTGTTATTACCTGCAAAGTTAGCTGCTGAAAATACGTCATGACTTCCATTAGTAGGTATTAGTGTTCCTGAATCACCAGTGTTTCCTGCAAAATTAGTTGTAGGGAATGCATTTCCTTTCTTCTTATGCATAAAATTAGCAGGATAACCAACTAATTTGAAACAATTCTCTCTGCTATGTCCCTTGTAGTTGTAGTAGTCACAAACAAGGTTAAAAATTTTCTTTGGCCTTTGTTGAAATCCACCTCTAGTAGACACAAAAGCAGTGAGGTCAGGATTCTCTACAGGAACACTTGTGTGTACAATTGCCATTTGGCTTTCCCTCTCCATCATTGTAGAGTAGGCCTTGTTAATAGAGGGAGCCGGTATGATCATGAGAATTGGCTTCTAGCTTGCTCATGAGACTCATTTAGCCCCATAAGGAACTGTAGGAGTTTCAGCCTTTCCATAAACACAACAAATTCACGCGATTTCTTACAGTCACATCCAGGAATTGGGGCTAGACTATCAAACTCTGCCCACAGCTGTCTCAATTTTGAGAAATAAGAAGAGATCGAGCTAGTACCTTGATTAATTGTGGCAATGTTCTTATGGATCTGGAAAATTCTAGAGAGATCGGCTTTATCAAACCTCTCTTTTAGGTCATTCCACACAGCACTCGCATTTGAGGAGTAAACAATTACACTAAGCAATTCAGGTGATATACAGTTCATTATCCATGACAACACTATGGTGTTGCATCTGTCCCATAGATCTACCAGATTTGGACCAAACTTTCCTCGCCTACAAGTATCGTCGATGAACCCTAACTTGCTCCGACCTAAAATAGCAATTCTCATTGCCCGACTCCATACCGAGTAGTTTTTTGGACCTCGCAGCTGTCACATATACAATTACAATCAGCTTACACTTCCAACAAGAGTCTACGTAAATTTTATTCTCTAACCATCTTAATGGTCTAATGGCTTTTTTATCTTAAattaatagcatgtttggccaagctttttttttGGGAGGGGGGCAAAAGTGTTTTATTtggtcaaaagtgcttttggcccaaaattaaattgtttgaccaagcttttagaaagaaaaatagtGCTTTTGAGGAAAAACAGAGGCAGGTTTGAGAATCAGAAAAAAGTAGTTTATCTTCAAAAACACTTTTCTCAGAAATACtattaagaaaaatacacttagaagcagttttcaaaagtttGGTCCAATACTAATTAccgctcaaaagtgtttttcaaattaattagccaaacacaaactgtttctcaccgaaagtacttttttgaaaaatattttaaaaaaaaacacttctcaaaataagccgattttaaaagtttgaccaaacgTGCTATAAAGCTCCGGTTGCTTAACGTGAGTGCGTCATTAGACTGCAGCTTGCAAATGGGCTCCAAAATCAACACAAACTGTAGTGTTTAGTTACTTCAGCtgtcagaaagaaaaagaattgcTTCATTATTGAATGTCGATTAGTCCAGAAAATGTGACAAATATTATATATAGTACTACTGATTTAAAATGTGGAAATATGTACAATTGAATAAAATGGTGTGATATTAAACAATTTAAACTTAATTAATaatatagaaatcatcacaaaagAAAGACTATGCAAAGACTTACGCTAGGATGGAAAACTTTAAgtcaaacatatatatatatatgttgtttttCTTGGTAACCACAAACACAAGGAGCACAACTACATCAGtgtatttaaaattaattttgtttgactcaaaagatgttgaaacctttttgaataaatcaatcaaaggGAATGAAGTGAtaaatcttagctaagtataataaACTCTAGAATAAAAGGTATAAAAGATGAACACAATGGATAATATTTCTTGATCTTGCAAGAATGAGTGATCGAACTTTAAGAATGCCAATATTT contains:
- the LOC142174357 gene encoding uncharacterized protein LOC142174357; translated protein: MTIDEYDKRRDLRSSTSYGGRQTANRLRGPKNYSVWSRAMRIAILGRSKLGFIDDTCRRGKFGPNLVDLWDRCNTIVLSWIMNCISPELLSVIVYSSNASAVWNDLKERFDKADLSRIFQIHKNIATINQGTSSISSYFSKLRQLWAEFDSLAPIPGCDCKKSREFVVFMERLKLLQFLMGLNESHEQARSQFS